In a single window of the Fusarium falciforme chromosome 3, complete sequence genome:
- a CDS encoding J domain-containing protein, whose translation MSDFEDVLDSEPPTIDPYEVLGVERTANPDQIKGAYRKAALKNHPDKVPQDQKEQAHEKFQSIAFAYAVLSDPARRKRYDTTGSTAESIVDSEGFNWSDYYREQYKESVSGDVIEKFARKYKGSDEEKDDVLIAYEQCEGDMDELYERVILSDVLEDDERFRKIIDEAIESEDVPSFPAYTKETKKKRATRVKKARAEAAEAEDYAKELGVHDKLFGEKKGKKKKGKGSSEDDLAALIQKRQKDRSESFLDHLAEKYGAKESKPKKGKKRAVEEEPSEEAFQAAASRLRSSKKSRR comes from the exons ATGTCGGATTTCGAAGACGTACTGGACAGCGAGCCCCCCACTATTGACCCCTATGAGGTCTTGGGTGTGGAACGGACAGCAAATCCTGACCAGATCAAGGGCGCATACCGGAAGGCCGCCCTTAAGAACCATCCAG ACAAGGTCCCTCAGGATCAAAAGGAGCAAGCGCACGAGAAGTTCCAGTCCATCGCCTTTGCCTACGCCGTTCTCTCTGATCCCGCCCGACGAAAGCGCTACGACACGACCGGTTCCACGGCCGAATCGATTGTGGACTCTGAGGGCTTCAACTGGAGCGATTACTATCGAGAACAATACAAGGAGTCGGTCTCTGGCGATGTTATCGAGAAGTTTGCCAGGAAGTACAAGGGAtccgacgaggagaaggacgatGTGCTTATCGCATACGAACAATGCGAGGGCGACATGGACGAGCTGTATGAGAGGGTCATCCTGAGTGATGTCCTGGAGGACGACGAGCGGTTTCGCAAGATTATCGATGAGGCGATCGAGAGTGAGGATGTGCCCAGCTTCCCCGCCTACACcaaggagaccaagaagaagcgggcCACACGAGTCAAGAAGGCTCGAGCGGAAGCTGCAGAGGCCGAGGATTACGCTAAAGAGCTCGGTGTGCACGATAAGCTGTTTGGcgaaaagaagggaaagaagaagaagggcaagggaaGCTCTGAGGATGATCTCGCGGCGCTGATCCAAAAGCGTCAAAAGGACCGCTCAGAGAGCTTCCTCGACCATCTTGCTGAGAAGTATGGTGCCAAGGAAAGCAAGCCcaaaaagggcaagaagagggCTGTCGAGGAAGAGCCCTCTGAGGAGGCTTTCCAGGCTGCCGCTTCCAGGCTGCGGAGCTCCAAGAAGTCAAGACGGTGA
- a CDS encoding Endo-1,3(4)-beta-glucanase, which yields MRSHRVLPIWLLWLTQGQGLTIPNTDDNSADTWQDSHQEFKRTIATEDQEYLTTYAKDDIIPATETVDVSTSKAQTGTAIVLPSLSDVEPHTEGFIVTDLYNPLQTEAPILSTSISSPSSLLKPVASPTKNAQPSGLSKMATSNDIFANPIDTSAPLAMFQRKADHPVPRLGISKSGPLETNKFYSNFYLGDQKSPVYTYPYALSWAAGAGAAASWGMAISHVEASQRVYGPLQSNKAVEYYVNPVGIQSMIISAKELGSKTTLTMDSLGPHYARAMLRKDSSSAPAITFPLAQGSLFTTAYYSGATPFIQSSVYFKSMTQVAKDPKTNVRKFTFVLEDGTTWRLYAYKTKGDPLNLTVTNNGLASSSKPFYGLIQIAKDPKSSKSEAVLDNGCGVYATGMTISGSAVGTKGTYSFNWSKSGHTSGNLWMFALPHHLTSFDAATTANIRDYKLQTPTKGVATIVGGTKWTMVEPSMPVNMGFAPWDPSTGSKGLSTKAKTTIKPIAQSEVSQDMIAQTNLDSMYFSGKALAKFGTIIYVINNLLGDAALAQSGLAKLKTAFARFGTNKQNYPLVYETAWGGLVSSASYVTGQSGSDFGNTYYNDHHFHYGYHILAAAYIGSMDSKWLAANKAYVNSLVRDYANPSSTDKYYPLWRSFDWYHGHSWAHGLTAMWDGKDQESSSEDIMSVYALKMWGQVIQDTSLVARANLQLAVMTRAMQQYYYYTTDNVAQPSNFIGNKVAGILFENKIHHTTWFSPNIEAIQGIHMIPILPPSNLARTKTFVQQEWDTYFSSGRVDKIDNEWKGIIYGNYATINPKAAWTFFTSSKFDAKWIDGGASRTWFLTYAAALAGI from the exons ATGAGATCTCACAGGGTTCTCCCGATATGGCTCCTCTGGCTAACCCAGGGACAGGGGTTGACCATCCCCAACACCGACGACAACTCGGCCGATACCTGGCAGGACTCCCACCAGGAGTTCAAGCGAACCATCGCGACTGAGGACCAGGAGTATCTCACAACTTACGCCAAGGACGACATTATCCCGGCTACCGAGACTGTCGACGTTAGCACCAGCAAGGCGCAGACTGGAACTGCCATtgttcttccttctctttcagACGTTGAGCCTCATACTGAAGGTTTCATTGTCACCGACCTTTACAACCCCCTTCAGACTGAGGCTCCTATTCTTAGCACCTCTATTTCGAGCCCGTCGAGCCTTCTCAAGCCTGTTGCATCCCCCACCAAGAACGCTCAGCCTTCAGGCCTTTCCAAGATGGCGACCAGCAACGACATTTTCGCCAACCCTATCGACACCAGCGCCCCTCTGGCCATGTTCCAGAGGAAGGCCGACCACCCGGTTCCTCGTCTGGGAATCTCTAAGTCGGGACCCCTCGAGACCAACAAGTTCTACTCCAACTTCTACCTTGGAGACCAGAAGAGCCCGGTTTACACCTACCCTTATGCGCTCTCGTGGGCTGCCGGTGCCGGTGCTGCCGCGAGTTGGGGTATGGCGATTTCTCACGTCGAAGCCAGCCAGCGAGTTTACGGTCCACTTCAATCTAACAAGGCTGTGGAATACTACGTCAACCCCGTCGGCATTCAGTCCATGATCATCTCGGCCAAGGAGCTGGGCTCCAAGACCACCCTGACAATGGACTCTCTCGGTCCTCACTATGCCAGAGCTATGCTTAGAAAGGATAGCTCTTCTGCCCCAGCCATCACCTTCCCTCTTGCTCAGGGCAGTCTCTTCACCACTGCCTATTACAGCGGCGCCACGCCCTTTATCCAGTCCAGCGTCTACTTCAAGAGTATGACTCAAGTGGCAAAGGACCCCAAGACCAACGTGCGCAAGTTCACCTTTGTCCTCGAGGATGGTACCACTTGGCGACTGTATGCGTACAAGACCAAGGGCGATCCTCTTAACCTGACAGTCACCAACAACGGTCTCGCCTCGTCCAGCAAGCCCTTTTATGGCTTGATCCAGATCGCCAAGGACCCTAAGTCGAGCAAGTCCGAGGCAGTCCTTGACAACGGTTGTGGCGTCTACGCGACTGGCATGACCATCAGCGGTTCTGCTGTCGGTACTAAGGGTACTTATAGCTTCAACTGGAGCAAGTCCGGCCACACTTCTGGAAACCTCTGGATGTTTGCTCTTCCTCACCATCTCACCTCATTCGACgccgccaccaccgccaACATCCGGGACTACAAGCTTCAGACTCCCACCAAGGGCGTTGCCACGATTGTTGGAGGCACCAAGTGGACCATGGTCGAGCCCTCGATGCCTGTCAACATGGGCTTTGCTCCTTGGGATCCTTCCACGGGTAGCAAGGGTCTCTCCACCAAGGCAAAGACCACCATCAAGCCCATCGCGCAATCGGAAGTCTCGCAGGACATGATTGCGCAGACCAACCTGGACTCGATGTACTTTTCTGGAAAG GCTCTGGCCAAGTTTGGTACCATCATCTATGTCATTAACAACCTCTTGGGCGACGCTGCTCTGGCCCAGTCTGGCTTGGCTAAGCTCAAGACGGCCTTTGCCAGATTCGGCACAAACAAGCAGAACTACCCGCTTGTCTACGAGA CCGCTTGGGGCGGTCTCGTCTCATCTGCGTCCTATGTCACAGGACAGTCGGGCTCTGACTTTGGAAACACTTACTACAACGACCACCACTTCCACTACGGTTATCACATCCTCGCTGCTGCCTACATTGGTTCTATGGATAGCAAGTGGCTTGCTGCCAACAAGGCCTATGTCAACAGTCTTGTTCGTGACTATGCCAACCCAAGCAGCACGGACAAGTATTACCCCCTGTGGCGAAGCTTTGACTGGTACCACGGCCACAGTTGGGCCCATGGCCTGACCGCTATGTGGGATGGCAAG GACCAGGAATCTAGCTCGGAGGACATCATGTCTGTGTATGCCCTCAAGATGTGGGGTCAAGTGATCCAGGACACCAGCCTGGTTGCACG AGCCAATCTGCAACTGGCCGTCATGACACGGGCTATGCAGCAGTACTACTACTATACCACGGACAACGTTGCTCAGCCCAGCAACTTTATCGGCAACAAGGTGGCGGGTATTCTCTTTGAGAACAAGATTCACCATACCACATGGTTCAGCCCCAACATTGAAGCCATCCAGGGCATTCACATGATCCCCATTCTGCCCCCTTCAAACCTGGCCCGAACAAAGACATTTGTTCAGCAAGAGTGGGATACCTACTTCAGCAGCGGTCGCGTCGACAAGATCGACAATGAATGGAAGGGCATCATCTACGGAAACTACGCGACTATTAATCCTAAGGCGGCTTGGACCTTCTTTACGAGCTCCAAGTTTGACGCGAAGTGGATCGATGGCGGTGCATCAAGGACGTGGTTCCTGACGTACGCTGCAG CCCTCGCCGGCATTTAA